From the genome of Candidatus Latescibacterota bacterium:
CCCTGTCGACCTGCCCGTCGATCATCAACACTGACAGCCCGTGGACCATCGCCCATGCCACGTTGAGGAGACTCACCGGGTCACCCGATATCAGACCTTTTCTGCTGCATTCCTCCACAACGGAAAAACCCGCCCTGAAAGTCTCCCTGGCCGCATTCTGCAGTTCTTCGGTAGGATGCCTCGTCACCACACTTTTCCCGAACATCAACCTGTAAAACGGGGCGTTCATCACCGCAAACCTGACATATGCTACGGCCATTCCCTGAAATCTCATGAGAGCATCCTCAGTCTCATGATCAATGGCCCGGGCGAGCTCTATAT
Proteins encoded in this window:
- a CDS encoding TetR/AcrR family transcriptional regulator, which produces IEEGVDNVTVRTVSENIGVSRPALYRHFRGKNHLLCTVAEDGYKRLNIELARAIDHETEDALMRFQGMAVAYVRFAVMNAPFYRLMFGKSVVTRHPTEELQNAARETFRAGFSVVEECSRKGLISGDPVSLLNVAWAMVHGLSVLMIDGQVDRGKGMRTLLGESGVGTSFDSEKIIEFAVNTMITGMKASE